A section of the Polynucleobacter sp. AP-Jannik-300A-C4 genome encodes:
- a CDS encoding DUF3047 domain-containing protein, whose product MFIKTGFRSLLLLTAIAISLFGCAGFTGNSIENEAGQAFNVDQLPAQEDLPKFSADRPRNGMPDGWHFYRIAPYKKNTIYRLENYQGRTVLAANSKTSASGLAVKLRPRSAQNLWLQWEWKAVGAIPQADNAESQHDDAPLRILVAFDGNKSKLPLKEKLTFEMASLISGQEMPYATVMYVWSGKNPVNTVLNNAHTSRVKMIVVDSGMNNLGEWRKHERDLAADYKLAYGEAPGNVIGIALLTDTDNTKSETRALYGDIELVRKNLK is encoded by the coding sequence ATGTTTATAAAAACCGGCTTTCGATCCCTGCTGCTGTTGACTGCTATAGCCATCTCTTTGTTTGGCTGTGCTGGCTTCACTGGGAATTCCATTGAGAATGAGGCTGGTCAAGCATTTAACGTAGATCAGTTGCCAGCTCAAGAAGACTTGCCGAAATTTTCTGCTGATAGACCAAGAAATGGCATGCCAGATGGTTGGCATTTTTACCGCATAGCGCCTTACAAAAAGAACACGATTTACCGGTTAGAGAATTATCAAGGTCGCACGGTGCTCGCTGCTAACTCTAAAACATCAGCATCTGGTCTTGCGGTAAAGCTTCGGCCACGTTCAGCGCAAAACTTATGGTTGCAGTGGGAGTGGAAGGCGGTAGGCGCAATTCCTCAAGCAGACAATGCAGAAAGCCAACATGATGATGCACCACTCCGCATTTTGGTAGCCTTTGATGGTAATAAATCCAAGCTTCCCTTAAAAGAAAAGCTCACCTTTGAGATGGCTAGCTTAATTAGTGGACAAGAGATGCCATACGCCACAGTGATGTATGTTTGGTCGGGCAAGAATCCAGTCAATACGGTTTTGAATAACGCTCACACTTCTCGCGTGAAGATGATTGTGGTTGACTCAGGTATGAATAACTTGGGTGAATGGCGTAAGCACGAGCGAGATTTAGCTGCAGACTACAAGCTAGCCTATGGTGAGGCACCAGGTAATGTCATTGGGATTGCGCTTCTGACTGATACCGATAACACTAAGTCAGAAACCCGCGC
- a CDS encoding glycosyltransferase family 39 protein, producing the protein MRHQSPSSWAAISICIAAALHFALGFSIEFSVDEAHYALYAKHLAWSYFDHPPLVGWIQWPLVTLTSSEGIIRLIPELLWVLSAFLVYQVTIEIHHLMQGRNAGYLTTALPSANLCGLMAVLAIIAAPLPHVLAIGLLPDTLLAPLSLGLMLMALRWIQNDYFTVSDWIITGLLLGLAGLSKYTAAFTAFALLFVFLALPKKPWITKAGFWIAAAIALIVISPVLYWNWINDWISFKYQIAHGSGGTWAWRRVGAFIGIQIACFGPLLLLGSYTYIKHCLHSHKLLIFALLSFFMIPFMIFASLSGGGSLPHWTTPAWFCLAPFAGIGLAKAWAMQHRMAIRILFVGQLLICLIGFGYVLSGGMNTAALKSNPIADLYGWKIAGEKAAQLAQATKANGIAVQNWTLGSRAAWYAQPVPVFVLDQRQDQFDLWFGQLPAGANVLVINWSGMTFKPPVGANLAFELCEPLDSLEIIRFGQVLSKFDYSLCRNWQDAGTAR; encoded by the coding sequence ATGCGCCATCAATCCCCCTCAAGCTGGGCCGCTATCAGCATCTGTATTGCTGCGGCGCTGCACTTTGCCCTTGGCTTCTCGATTGAGTTCTCTGTTGATGAAGCGCATTACGCTTTATATGCAAAACATCTTGCCTGGAGTTACTTTGATCATCCACCATTAGTTGGCTGGATCCAGTGGCCATTAGTTACCCTCACTTCATCCGAGGGAATCATTCGCCTCATTCCGGAATTGCTGTGGGTACTTTCTGCCTTCTTGGTATATCAGGTAACTATTGAAATTCATCACCTCATGCAAGGACGTAATGCGGGTTACCTAACCACCGCCCTACCTTCTGCCAATCTATGTGGATTGATGGCTGTGTTAGCAATCATTGCAGCCCCACTACCGCATGTTTTAGCAATCGGTCTTTTGCCTGACACCTTGCTCGCACCCTTAAGTCTGGGTTTAATGTTGATGGCTTTGCGCTGGATCCAAAATGATTACTTCACTGTTTCTGACTGGATTATTACTGGCTTGCTACTGGGCCTAGCAGGTCTGAGCAAATACACCGCCGCGTTTACTGCATTTGCCCTGCTCTTTGTTTTCTTGGCCTTACCAAAGAAACCTTGGATTACTAAAGCAGGTTTTTGGATAGCGGCAGCAATTGCCTTAATTGTGATTAGCCCAGTTCTGTATTGGAATTGGATCAATGATTGGATCTCGTTCAAGTACCAAATTGCCCATGGTAGTGGTGGCACTTGGGCATGGCGTAGAGTTGGCGCTTTCATTGGTATTCAGATTGCCTGCTTTGGGCCGCTATTACTTTTAGGCAGCTATACATATATTAAGCATTGCCTTCACTCCCACAAGCTCCTTATCTTTGCTTTGCTGAGCTTTTTCATGATCCCTTTCATGATTTTTGCTTCACTTTCTGGAGGCGGCAGTCTCCCCCACTGGACTACCCCGGCGTGGTTTTGTCTAGCGCCATTTGCTGGTATTGGTCTAGCCAAGGCATGGGCCATGCAACATCGCATGGCAATCCGCATCTTGTTTGTTGGGCAACTACTCATTTGCTTAATAGGCTTTGGTTACGTTCTATCGGGAGGCATGAATACGGCAGCCCTCAAGTCCAATCCAATTGCTGACCTCTACGGATGGAAGATTGCAGGCGAAAAAGCAGCTCAATTGGCACAAGCCACTAAAGCAAACGGCATTGCAGTACAAAACTGGACGTTGGGTAGTCGGGCTGCTTGGTATGCGCAACCAGTACCAGTCTTTGTATTGGACCAGCGTCAGGATCAGTTTGACCTCTGGTTTGGGCAATTACCAGCTGGTGCGAACGTCTTAGTAATCAATTGGTCGGGCATGACTTTTAAGCCGCCTGTTGGGGCAAACCTCGCCTTTGAGCTCTGCGAACCCCTGGACAGCCTAGAAATCATCCGGTTTGGGCAGGTTTTATCTAAATTTGACTACAGTCTTTGCCGCAACTGGCAGGACGCCGGTACAGCACGTTAA
- a CDS encoding lysylphosphatidylglycerol synthase transmembrane domain-containing protein codes for MSSQPQATPKATSGWKAILKRAWPTIRIVLSVALLWKATSGIDWHALFNSEIRMQPWWFLAAVFTMLSAFICGGLRWGFLMRKVGFQGSLLNFVALYFAGGLINQGLPSTLGGDSYRAITATHLSSSGKLTEEKGLDEELHHSVDLEHATPKLRLSFSMVLVDRLLGLAGNNLLGGLGLILGGATLAAWGTDLGYAVTGIMVFAGLFIAAVLAWGPSCNLLQKLLDRLKMSHALPGIKFAFSWPMNIAQAVFAIGIHALTILTLLFCLKAYGVDAPIEALMIGLPALSLLLMLPISISGWGLREATLSSVLALWGVSPSMTVLASISYGAITVLSVLPGAYFLLKRK; via the coding sequence ATGAGTTCACAACCCCAAGCCACCCCAAAAGCCACATCTGGGTGGAAAGCAATTCTCAAACGGGCTTGGCCCACCATTCGCATTGTTTTATCAGTCGCACTCCTCTGGAAGGCCACGAGCGGAATTGATTGGCACGCCCTATTCAATTCTGAAATTCGGATGCAGCCTTGGTGGTTTTTAGCTGCGGTATTCACGATGCTCTCGGCATTTATTTGTGGTGGACTGCGCTGGGGATTTTTAATGCGCAAAGTTGGATTTCAAGGAAGTCTCCTTAACTTTGTAGCACTCTATTTTGCTGGCGGACTCATCAATCAGGGACTACCAAGTACTCTTGGTGGGGATAGTTATCGCGCTATTACAGCCACCCATTTAAGTAGCAGCGGTAAATTGACTGAAGAAAAAGGCTTAGATGAGGAGCTTCATCACTCGGTTGACTTAGAGCACGCAACACCTAAATTGCGTCTGAGTTTTTCTATGGTGCTAGTAGATCGCCTACTTGGCTTGGCAGGAAACAATTTACTGGGTGGACTGGGCCTCATTTTGGGTGGCGCTACTTTGGCCGCCTGGGGAACAGACTTGGGTTACGCCGTCACAGGCATCATGGTTTTTGCTGGTTTATTTATTGCTGCCGTTTTAGCCTGGGGTCCGAGCTGCAACTTGCTACAAAAATTATTAGACCGTCTAAAAATGAGCCATGCCCTCCCAGGAATTAAGTTTGCTTTTTCTTGGCCCATGAATATTGCTCAAGCCGTATTTGCAATTGGCATTCATGCTCTCACAATTTTGACGCTGCTCTTCTGTCTTAAAGCCTATGGAGTGGATGCGCCTATTGAAGCCCTTATGATTGGCTTGCCTGCACTCAGCCTTCTCTTGATGCTGCCAATCAGCATCTCTGGCTGGGGCTTACGTGAAGCCACACTCTCTTCAGTATTGGCATTGTGGGGTGTAAGCCCCTCTATGACCGTATTAGCATCCATTAGCTACGGCGCTATTACCGTGTTATCGGTATTACCCGGCGCTTACTTTTTATTAAAACGGAAGTAA
- a CDS encoding glycosyltransferase family 9 protein gives MSISVNTMRAIDHWVGVPLCAVASPVVALMDSIKNIFGRGPDEPRKLLFIELSEMGSAILVDPAMRNAQSRGAELFFLIFKSNRASLTLLNTVKPENIFTIDSSSLGGLIKDTLKFLLLARKHRIDTVIDLELFSRFTALLTGLCGARRRVGYHIFHGEGLWRGFMLTRKVHYNPHIHITKNFLSLIHAAFAKKIEVPFSKIHIADSEVRLEQAVINPTVLNQIRERIEKLSGSFGIQFKQGGQRLILVNPNASDLLPQRRWAQQRFSELIQGLNQRYPNDLILITGSPAEFQYVEKVRSVANVKNALNFAGQVSFAELPALYTLSDVMVTNDSGPGHFSAVTPLRTVVLFGPETPALYGSVGKSIAITANLACSPCVSAANHRKTPCHDNVCMQAITVTQVLEKMVHQLNEADQERAR, from the coding sequence ATGAGTATTAGTGTCAATACTATGCGCGCCATTGACCATTGGGTTGGCGTGCCACTTTGTGCAGTAGCAAGCCCAGTAGTCGCTCTGATGGATAGCATCAAGAATATATTTGGTCGGGGACCAGATGAGCCACGCAAACTGCTCTTTATTGAGTTATCAGAAATGGGTAGCGCTATCTTAGTAGACCCGGCTATGCGTAATGCACAGTCTCGTGGCGCTGAATTATTTTTCCTGATCTTCAAAAGCAATCGCGCTAGTCTCACTTTATTAAATACTGTTAAGCCTGAGAATATTTTTACGATTGATTCTTCAAGCTTGGGCGGCTTAATTAAAGACACACTCAAATTCTTACTACTAGCTCGCAAGCATCGTATCGACACCGTCATTGATTTGGAGCTGTTCTCTCGCTTTACCGCTCTACTCACCGGCCTCTGTGGTGCACGTCGTCGCGTGGGTTATCACATCTTTCATGGTGAAGGTTTATGGCGTGGCTTTATGCTGACTCGCAAAGTCCATTACAACCCGCACATCCACATTACCAAGAATTTTCTATCTCTAATTCATGCGGCATTTGCTAAAAAGATTGAAGTCCCGTTTAGCAAAATACATATTGCAGATTCTGAAGTGCGTTTAGAGCAAGCGGTAATTAATCCAACTGTATTGAATCAAATTCGCGAGCGTATTGAGAAACTGAGCGGGTCTTTTGGTATTCAATTTAAGCAAGGTGGCCAACGTCTGATTTTGGTCAATCCCAATGCCAGTGATTTATTGCCGCAACGACGTTGGGCGCAACAGCGCTTCTCAGAACTGATTCAAGGATTAAATCAACGTTATCCCAATGACCTTATTTTGATCACTGGCTCCCCCGCTGAATTTCAGTATGTTGAAAAAGTACGCTCAGTTGCTAATGTTAAAAATGCTCTGAACTTTGCCGGTCAAGTGAGCTTCGCAGAACTACCGGCGCTGTACACACTATCTGATGTTATGGTGACTAACGACTCTGGGCCCGGGCATTTTTCTGCGGTGACTCCGTTGCGCACAGTCGTCTTATTTGGACCAGAAACTCCAGCGCTCTATGGCTCGGTTGGCAAGTCAATTGCGATCACAGCCAATCTCGCATGCTCACCTTGTGTCAGTGCCGCCAATCATCGCAAGACACCGTGCCATGACAATGTCTGTATGCAGGCCATCACTGTCACTCAGGTGCTGGAGAAGATGGTGCATCAACTCAATGAAGCCGATCAAGAGCGAGCACGTTAA
- a CDS encoding phosphatase PAP2 family protein — protein sequence MTEQRKSIFAIASIWVWCIPFLPLGLAIAIYFGELQTPTFLFINRYTQILPDTLWAWLTFIGNGWGIFALCFPLLVLAPRLLCAGLLASLIGGAFSQIIKPFLALPRPAGVLALEDFYRIGEPLLHRAMPSGHTITAFAVVSGIYFASDRNNRTSLWWIFIIAGFAGISRNALGAHWLTDVLAGCAIGLWSGMLGAGLAGLIPEAKLAANQIGPRLLALGGLATIYVLLTQTLDSELNQSLQYACVALISITLALFIKAQKPRAI from the coding sequence ATGACTGAGCAGCGCAAGTCGATTTTTGCAATTGCCTCGATCTGGGTTTGGTGCATCCCATTTCTGCCGCTTGGCCTAGCAATTGCTATTTACTTTGGTGAACTTCAAACTCCAACGTTTTTATTCATTAATCGCTATACCCAGATTCTGCCCGATACCTTGTGGGCCTGGCTTACTTTTATTGGCAATGGTTGGGGCATCTTTGCTTTGTGCTTTCCACTCTTAGTACTGGCGCCTCGATTACTCTGCGCTGGACTATTGGCCTCTCTGATTGGTGGCGCTTTTAGTCAAATCATCAAACCTTTTTTAGCCCTTCCTCGCCCTGCTGGCGTCTTAGCTTTAGAAGATTTTTATCGCATAGGTGAGCCTTTACTGCATAGGGCAATGCCATCAGGCCATACGATTACTGCTTTTGCAGTGGTTTCTGGAATCTATTTTGCCAGCGATCGAAATAACAGAACTTCTTTGTGGTGGATTTTTATCATTGCTGGCTTTGCTGGTATCTCTCGTAACGCGCTGGGCGCTCACTGGCTTACCGATGTGTTGGCGGGTTGCGCTATTGGACTATGGTCTGGAATGCTTGGGGCCGGACTGGCTGGATTAATTCCAGAGGCGAAACTGGCCGCCAATCAGATCGGGCCGCGCTTACTTGCCCTAGGTGGGCTTGCTACGATCTATGTACTTCTCACTCAAACTCTAGACTCAGAGCTCAATCAATCTTTGCAATATGCTTGCGTGGCATTAATCAGCATTACTTTGGCTTTATTTATTAAAGCGCAAAAACCTAGGGCCATATAA
- a CDS encoding 23S rRNA (adenine(2030)-N(6))-methyltransferase RlmJ, which produces MFSYRHAFHAGSHADILKHLVMIQLMEYLQEKPGALTIVDTHAGAGIYSLIDGFAAVSKEADQGIYRLAKFAETNPVSPGIANYLEYIRAENAADEITIYPGSPFILARLLRTQDRLKLFELHPKEIDILRHNISELKQSRQIDIYAEDSFARLKGLMPPPSRRGLVLIDPSYEDKQDYRYLETAMEEALQRFATGCYAIWYPCLSRRESAALPDHMKKIAAAHKRSWLHVELRVENAPKERRLQASGMFIINPPWTLEKQLAESLPILIKALGQDGGAGFVLKSFEA; this is translated from the coding sequence ATGTTTAGTTATCGCCATGCTTTTCATGCGGGTAGCCATGCCGATATTCTGAAACATCTTGTGATGATTCAGCTGATGGAATATCTCCAAGAAAAACCAGGTGCCCTTACTATTGTTGACACCCATGCTGGTGCTGGTATCTATAGTCTGATTGACGGTTTTGCGGCAGTCAGTAAAGAAGCAGATCAAGGCATTTATCGCTTAGCCAAATTTGCAGAGACCAATCCCGTAAGTCCAGGCATTGCCAATTATCTCGAGTACATTCGGGCTGAGAATGCTGCTGATGAGATCACGATCTATCCCGGTTCCCCATTTATTTTGGCGCGATTACTGAGAACGCAAGACCGCTTGAAGCTCTTTGAATTACACCCAAAAGAGATTGATATCTTGCGCCACAATATCAGCGAGCTCAAACAATCAAGGCAAATTGATATCTATGCAGAGGATAGCTTTGCAAGATTAAAGGGATTGATGCCGCCACCGAGCAGGCGCGGACTTGTTTTAATTGACCCTTCTTACGAAGATAAGCAAGACTACCGTTATCTCGAAACAGCGATGGAAGAAGCACTACAACGCTTCGCCACTGGGTGTTATGCCATCTGGTATCCATGCCTCTCTAGACGAGAATCAGCAGCCCTACCCGATCATATGAAAAAGATTGCGGCAGCCCATAAACGCTCTTGGTTGCATGTTGAGTTGCGGGTTGAGAATGCGCCTAAAGAGCGTCGACTTCAGGCAAGTGGCATGTTCATCATCAACCCACCCTGGACCCTAGAAAAGCAATTGGCTGAAAGTCTGCCTATTCTGATTAAAGCGCTGGGGCAAGATGGTGGCGCTGGATTTGTATTAAAGAGTTTTGAGGCTTAA
- a CDS encoding heme-binding protein yields the protein MRVLAFLTSILIASAAMATEEPKYTLLEKSEPFELRAYAPQIVAEVKVDGDLDAASNQGFRLIAAYIFGKNQVSEKIAMTAPVGIESSDQNKSAKIAMTAPVGIESSKSSENAGNQWSVSFVMPAEYTLASLPKPLDPQVKIREVPAEKRAVIIFSGFYNQEKVEEKTHALREWIKLKNLKPSGEPQFARYNPPWTLPFMRRNEVMIQVQD from the coding sequence TTGCGAGTTTTAGCATTTCTCACCAGCATATTGATTGCGAGCGCTGCAATGGCAACCGAAGAACCAAAATACACTCTTCTCGAGAAATCTGAGCCATTTGAATTGCGCGCCTATGCACCTCAGATTGTGGCTGAGGTCAAAGTAGATGGTGATTTAGATGCTGCCTCTAATCAAGGATTTCGTTTAATTGCCGCCTATATCTTTGGAAAAAATCAGGTATCTGAAAAAATTGCCATGACTGCGCCTGTTGGTATTGAATCCAGCGATCAAAATAAGAGCGCCAAGATTGCCATGACTGCTCCTGTAGGAATTGAGAGCAGCAAGTCTTCTGAAAATGCAGGCAATCAATGGTCGGTATCGTTTGTGATGCCTGCAGAGTACACCTTAGCGAGCTTGCCAAAGCCATTGGATCCGCAAGTCAAAATCAGAGAAGTACCCGCAGAAAAAAGGGCAGTAATTATCTTCTCTGGTTTTTATAATCAAGAAAAGGTAGAAGAAAAAACCCACGCATTACGAGAGTGGATCAAGTTGAAGAATTTAAAGCCAAGCGGTGAACCTCAGTTTGCCCGCTACAACCCGCCTTGGACTTTACCCTTCATGCGTCGCAATGAAGTGATGATTCAGGTCCAGGATTAA
- a CDS encoding LD-carboxypeptidase: MKQIHLIAPSGASLDTRSPLAGIEWLQKQGIEVLNTACVDRVEQRFAGSDAERLAEINQLAKLSPEIPVVAMRGGYGLHRLLPDIQWDAIAKAIKNGLQICGHSDFTVFQLGLLAKTGAVTLAGPMLNFDFACQGEQSVTPNALMWTHFQKAIHERKLDCTIKTNQAFLKNSAAGQASGMLWGGNLTVLAGLVGTPYLPSKEQTQGGILFLEDVNEHPYRIERMLMQLLDAGILANQSAILLGGFSAYRLYDNDRGYTLESAIEAIRKRLPENIPILTDLPFGHQAEKLTLPVGAQAHIQYDSSGFTIQSQW, encoded by the coding sequence TTGAAGCAAATTCATTTGATTGCTCCTTCAGGGGCTAGTCTAGATACTCGCAGCCCATTGGCTGGAATCGAGTGGCTACAAAAGCAGGGTATTGAAGTTCTCAATACTGCCTGTGTTGATCGGGTCGAACAACGCTTTGCTGGCTCTGATGCTGAGCGTTTGGCTGAAATCAATCAACTCGCCAAGCTCTCTCCCGAGATTCCTGTTGTCGCCATGCGAGGTGGTTATGGATTGCATCGCCTGCTCCCAGATATTCAGTGGGATGCGATTGCCAAAGCTATTAAGAATGGTCTGCAGATTTGCGGACATAGCGATTTCACAGTCTTCCAGTTGGGTTTATTAGCAAAGACTGGCGCAGTTACATTGGCAGGCCCTATGCTCAATTTTGATTTTGCTTGTCAGGGTGAGCAGAGCGTCACTCCTAATGCATTGATGTGGACGCATTTCCAAAAAGCCATTCATGAGCGTAAATTAGATTGCACCATTAAAACCAATCAAGCCTTCTTAAAAAATTCTGCCGCAGGCCAAGCTTCGGGAATGCTTTGGGGTGGTAACCTAACAGTACTCGCAGGCTTAGTTGGAACACCATACTTGCCAAGCAAAGAGCAAACTCAAGGTGGTATTTTATTTCTAGAGGATGTTAATGAGCACCCCTACCGGATTGAGCGCATGTTGATGCAATTATTGGATGCAGGCATATTGGCCAATCAAAGCGCCATTCTCTTGGGTGGATTCTCGGCATACCGTCTTTACGATAATGACCGTGGTTACACCCTGGAAAGTGCGATTGAGGCTATTCGTAAACGTCTACCCGAAAATATCCCGATATTGACCGACTTACCTTTCGGACATCAAGCTGAAAAACTGACTTTGCCCGTAGGTGCGCAAGCACACATTCAATACGATAGTTCGGGCTTTACTATTCAGTCCCAGTGGTAG
- the tadA gene encoding tRNA adenosine(34) deaminase TadA, producing MQVELDRQFMQQALDQAKLAAAAGEVPVGAVLVRDGEVISTGFNQPITNSDPSAHAEMMALRAAASDESNYRLPGTTLYVTLEPCTMCAGAMLHARVDRVVFGATDPKTGAAGSVLNVFSEKQINHQTQVEGGIMGEECGQILRDFFKERR from the coding sequence ATGCAAGTTGAGCTTGATCGCCAATTTATGCAGCAAGCTTTGGATCAAGCCAAGCTCGCTGCCGCAGCTGGTGAAGTGCCGGTTGGCGCTGTTTTAGTTCGTGATGGCGAAGTGATTTCCACAGGCTTTAATCAGCCAATTACGAATAGCGATCCTAGCGCCCATGCTGAGATGATGGCCTTGCGTGCTGCCGCCTCAGATGAGTCTAATTACCGCCTACCTGGCACAACCCTGTATGTCACATTAGAGCCCTGCACTATGTGCGCAGGAGCGATGCTCCATGCTCGGGTTGATCGTGTTGTATTTGGTGCCACAGATCCAAAAACAGGTGCTGCAGGCAGCGTACTCAATGTATTCTCAGAAAAGCAGATTAATCACCAGACTCAGGTTGAAGGTGGCATCATGGGTGAAGAGTGTGGTCAGATACTGCGGGATTTTTTTAAGGAGCGGCGTTGA
- the queD gene encoding 6-carboxytetrahydropterin synthase QueD — protein MTNKQEAISITRRLEFDSGHRIPNHDGQCRHLHGHRYAIEVTLTGVIADHPGKADDGMVLDFGDIKRLTNQYVVEPWDHAFLVAKEDAGLVDYLNSIPNHKTVVMEHVPTVENLASAAFKVLQPVFEKAFDGRLKLASIRLYETPNCWADVSHS, from the coding sequence ATGACCAACAAGCAAGAAGCCATCTCCATTACCCGCCGACTTGAGTTTGACTCGGGTCATCGCATTCCAAATCATGATGGACAGTGCCGTCATTTGCATGGCCATCGCTATGCCATTGAAGTCACGCTGACTGGTGTGATCGCGGATCATCCAGGCAAGGCAGACGATGGCATGGTCTTAGATTTTGGAGATATTAAGCGCCTCACGAATCAATATGTAGTGGAGCCTTGGGATCATGCATTTTTGGTTGCCAAAGAAGATGCTGGATTAGTAGATTATTTAAACTCCATCCCGAATCACAAGACGGTAGTGATGGAGCATGTGCCTACTGTTGAGAATTTGGCTAGCGCAGCCTTTAAAGTATTACAGCCTGTTTTTGAAAAAGCCTTTGATGGCCGACTCAAGTTAGCATCTATTCGTCTTTATGAAACCCCCAATTGTTGGGCTGACGTTTCTCATTCTTAA
- the queE gene encoding 7-carboxy-7-deazaguanine synthase — protein sequence MYTVKELFPTLQGEGAHAGRAAVFCRFAGCNLWSGREEDRATAVCQFCDTNFVGSDGVGGGKFETASLLADTIEEVWISTSAGPQQRYVVFTGGEPLLQLDTALIDALHAKGFTIAIETNGTIKVPKGIDWVCVSPKAGSELIVLQADEIKLVIPQQGHAAIETLLARFEKMDYRNRFLQAMDGPNLQENLALAVRLCQKRPLWRLSVQTHKMIGIR from the coding sequence ATGTATACCGTAAAAGAACTTTTTCCAACCCTTCAGGGTGAGGGTGCCCACGCAGGTCGTGCAGCTGTATTTTGTCGCTTTGCTGGTTGCAATTTGTGGAGCGGACGTGAAGAAGATCGCGCTACTGCAGTTTGCCAATTTTGCGATACCAACTTTGTTGGAAGCGATGGCGTCGGCGGCGGCAAGTTTGAAACCGCCTCTTTATTGGCAGATACTATAGAAGAGGTGTGGATCAGCACCTCAGCAGGCCCGCAGCAACGTTACGTTGTCTTCACCGGTGGTGAGCCACTACTGCAACTCGATACTGCTTTAATCGATGCTTTACATGCTAAGGGTTTCACTATCGCCATTGAGACCAACGGCACGATCAAGGTTCCTAAAGGCATTGATTGGGTATGCGTCAGTCCTAAGGCTGGCTCCGAGCTGATTGTTTTGCAAGCTGATGAAATTAAGCTGGTGATTCCTCAGCAGGGTCATGCTGCCATTGAGACCTTATTGGCTCGATTTGAGAAGATGGATTATCGCAATCGCTTCTTGCAGGCCATGGATGGTCCAAACCTCCAAGAAAACCTCGCATTGGCAGTTCGTCTCTGTCAAAAGCGACCTTTATGGCGTTTGAGTGTTCAGACCCATAAAATGATCGGTATTCGATAG